GTAACCCCATTTGTTTGCCGATACGCTCCTGGTGATTGCCCCGCCCATTGCTTAAACGCTTTGCTGAAAGAGGCTTCGGATTCATATCCCACAGAACTGGCAACCACACTGAAGGGGATGCGCT
This genomic stretch from Oscillatoria sp. FACHB-1407 harbors:
- a CDS encoding helix-turn-helix domain-containing protein — its product is MEHYQPPNKYLTRWRMQRASQILRSQRIPFSVVASSVGYESEASFSKAFKQWAGQSPGAYRQTNGVTHQR